In Bacteroidales bacterium, a genomic segment contains:
- a CDS encoding serine hydrolase, protein MKKVFLLTTIILSISVCFLKAQNPDSTINTILNEYILSVNSLDAGILVGIIDNSTEISKIYSCGMINKENDLSLVCPASKPAISYMILNKKIDINTTINKWFPTENGYTKSNLITIKMLLSNTSGIADYVGLFEKELKCNPLKTVETAYKNHELAFNPDDSILYSNTNFNIAG, encoded by the coding sequence ATGAAAAAGGTTTTTCTACTTACAACTATTATATTAAGTATCTCTGTCTGCTTTTTAAAGGCACAAAATCCAGATTCAACAATAAATACAATTTTGAATGAGTATATATTAAGTGTGAATTCTTTAGATGCAGGAATATTAGTTGGAATAATTGATAATAGCACCGAAATATCAAAGATATATTCGTGTGGAATGATAAACAAAGAAAATGATTTAAGCTTAGTTTGTCCGGCATCAAAACCTGCTATTAGCTATATGATTCTTAATAAAAAAATTGACATTAATACAACTATTAATAAATGGTTTCCAACTGAAAACGGATATACCAAATCGAATTTAATTACTATAAAAATGTTATTATCTAACACAAGTGGAATAGCGGATTATGTTGGATTATTTGAAAAAGAATTAAAATGTAATCCTTTAAAAACCGTTGAAACAGCATATAAAAACCATGAATTAGCTTTTAATCCCGATGATTCAATTCTTTATTCTAATACTAATTTCAATATTGCAGGTTAA
- a CDS encoding glycosyltransferase family 39 protein, which produces MDKLSKYKNEIILAIIILIGCILRFYNCAEMSLGNDELSILSRLQYDNFKQLITEGVYPDGNPAGIQVFMYYWTKLFGFSVLSIRIPYIIAGIFSIFIIYLISSLWFNKQVGLFTAVSIAVLQFPLFYSQIARMYSIGLLFSLLTVYFWTKLLFTDNQKNIKILIAYILSSVACFYIHYFSFLFAIIVGLTGLLFLKRTNYKIYLIGLISPLILFLPHLKITLHQFGSKDVGLLSVPKANWLMEHILFVFNNSFIVLISIIVIITATVLLLSKIKIFSKFRIISLIWFLLPFLIGYFYSTYRNPVLQNSVLLFSFPYLLLFSFSFINIKFPKINYSLLGLYTAILLFSTIIEQKYYQTQHFGEFKKIAQLTEDWSNKYGEENITKTININQPYYINYYLNELGVETTKFKKYDYTDEEELLIYKKIIENSQTPYFLHAWSTKFNPEEIYDLIKTKYPAIIEQEIFFNSEIKLFGKNPADNIAKEPKPVAEYFEDFEDSTKWTGYIVNTDSACPRNSKYCYYFNDSVEYGLNYQNKIFDIYRSAFKKIKMSLLCKPIDDIDGVHIALSFHAGDSVIIWRGRKFDSFIDSDNWTKVFFTFELPKEYKPLRYDYIKIYIWNSKKKNFLIDDFLIRFYKL; this is translated from the coding sequence ATGGATAAATTAAGTAAATACAAAAATGAAATTATTCTTGCTATAATTATATTAATTGGCTGTATTTTAAGGTTTTATAATTGTGCTGAAATGTCTCTTGGTAATGATGAACTAAGTATATTAAGCAGGTTACAATATGATAATTTTAAACAATTAATTACAGAAGGTGTTTATCCTGACGGAAATCCAGCAGGAATACAGGTATTTATGTATTACTGGACAAAATTATTTGGATTTTCTGTTCTGTCAATTAGAATTCCTTATATAATAGCCGGTATATTTTCAATATTTATTATTTATCTAATTTCATCCTTATGGTTTAACAAACAAGTTGGATTATTTACTGCAGTTTCAATTGCTGTTTTACAATTTCCATTGTTTTACAGCCAAATTGCAAGAATGTACAGTATAGGACTTTTATTTTCATTGTTAACGGTTTATTTCTGGACAAAATTATTATTCACTGATAATCAAAAAAATATAAAAATATTAATCGCCTATATTTTATCATCTGTTGCTTGTTTTTATATACATTATTTTTCTTTCTTATTTGCTATTATTGTTGGATTAACCGGATTGCTCTTTTTAAAAAGGACAAATTATAAAATATATCTGATAGGATTAATTTCTCCGTTAATCTTGTTTTTACCCCATCTAAAAATCACCCTTCATCAGTTTGGCTCAAAAGATGTGGGATTGTTATCGGTTCCGAAAGCTAATTGGTTAATGGAGCATATATTATTTGTATTTAATAATTCATTTATAGTTTTAATTTCTATAATTGTTATAATTACTGCAACAGTTTTATTATTAAGTAAAATCAAAATATTTAGCAAGTTCAGGATAATATCTTTAATATGGTTTTTACTCCCTTTTTTAATAGGATATTTTTATTCTACATATCGTAATCCTGTATTACAAAATTCAGTTTTATTATTTTCATTTCCTTATTTGTTGCTCTTTTCATTTTCTTTTATAAATATAAAATTTCCTAAAATTAATTATTCGCTTCTTGGTTTATATACAGCTATTTTGCTGTTCAGTACAATTATTGAACAAAAATATTATCAAACACAACATTTTGGAGAATTTAAAAAAATTGCACAATTAACAGAAGACTGGAGCAATAAATATGGCGAAGAAAATATTACAAAAACCATTAATATTAATCAGCCTTATTATATTAATTATTATCTGAATGAATTGGGAGTAGAAACAACAAAATTTAAAAAATATGATTATACAGACGAAGAAGAACTTCTGATTTATAAAAAGATAATTGAGAACAGTCAAACTCCATATTTTTTACATGCATGGTCAACAAAATTTAATCCTGAAGAAATATACGATTTGATTAAAACCAAATATCCTGCAATAATTGAACAGGAAATATTTTTTAATTCGGAAATTAAATTATTCGGTAAAAATCCTGCTGATAATATAGCTAAAGAACCAAAACCTGTAGCTGAATATTTCGAAGATTTTGAAGACAGTACAAAATGGACAGGATATATTGTAAACACGGATAGTGCATGTCCGCGGAACAGTAAATATTGCTACTATTTTAACGATTCGGTAGAATACGGATTAAATTATCAAAACAAAATATTTGATATTTACAGGTCTGCCTTTAAAAAAATTAAAATGAGTTTGTTGTGTAAACCAATTGACGATATTGATGGTGTGCATATTGCTCTGAGTTTTCACGCGGGTGATTCTGTAATAATCTGGCGTGGAAGAAAATTTGATAGTTTTATTGATTCAGATAACTGGACAAAAGTGTTTTTCACTTTTGAATTACCCAAAGAATACAAACCTTTAAGATATGATTATATCAAAATTTATATCTGGAATTCAAAAAAGAAAAATTTTCTTATTGATGATTTTTTAATTCGGTTTTATAAGCTTTAA
- a CDS encoding DegT/DnrJ/EryC1/StrS family aminotransferase: MNIPFLNLKPQHEKIKKEVFAKLNELYDRTEFAYGKTGKEFEQNFADFNKIKYTIAVDNGTSAIELCLRAVGIKRGDEIITVSNTFIATVAGIHFVGAKPVFVEVDNKTWNIDVLKIEENITEKTKAIIPVNLYGQPSDMINIQKIAKKYNLVVINDAAQSIGSKILENEQWKSTSEFSDLSTFSFYAGKNLGACGEAGAIVTDNQKYAEYIAAFRDHGSKEKYIHEFVGKNNRIDAFQAAILNIKLKHINNWNEKRKKIANWYYEYLKDIDEIQLPFHPVWAYPVYHLFVILVNKREKFQKFLADNGIGTALHYKLPVHLQAAFKHLGYKKGEFPLTEAIVEKNVSLPMFPEITKEQVKYISKIIKQYFSNN, translated from the coding sequence ATGAACATACCTTTTTTAAATCTTAAACCTCAGCACGAAAAAATAAAAAAAGAAGTATTTGCAAAACTTAATGAACTTTATGACAGAACGGAATTTGCTTATGGTAAAACAGGAAAAGAATTCGAGCAAAATTTTGCTGATTTTAATAAAATAAAATACACTATTGCCGTTGATAATGGCACATCAGCAATTGAACTTTGTCTTAGGGCTGTCGGAATAAAACGTGGAGACGAAATAATTACAGTTTCAAATACTTTTATTGCTACTGTAGCAGGAATCCATTTTGTAGGAGCAAAACCAGTATTTGTTGAAGTTGATAATAAAACATGGAACATAGATGTTTTAAAAATAGAAGAAAATATAACAGAAAAAACAAAAGCCATTATACCTGTAAATTTGTATGGTCAACCATCAGATATGATTAATATACAGAAAATTGCTAAAAAATATAATCTTGTTGTTATAAATGATGCGGCTCAATCAATAGGATCAAAAATACTTGAAAATGAACAATGGAAGTCAACAAGTGAATTTTCTGATTTATCCACATTTAGTTTTTATGCAGGAAAAAATCTAGGAGCATGTGGCGAAGCAGGAGCTATTGTTACAGATAATCAAAAATATGCAGAATATATAGCCGCATTCAGAGATCATGGTTCAAAAGAAAAATATATACATGAATTTGTCGGTAAAAATAACAGGATTGATGCTTTTCAGGCTGCTATACTTAATATTAAGCTGAAACACATTAACAATTGGAATGAAAAAAGAAAAAAGATTGCAAATTGGTATTATGAATATTTAAAAGACATTGATGAAATTCAACTTCCTTTTCATCCTGTGTGGGCTTATCCTGTATATCATTTATTTGTTATACTTGTTAATAAAAGAGAAAAATTTCAAAAATTTCTTGCAGATAATGGAATAGGAACAGCACTGCATTATAAATTACCTGTTCATTTACAAGCAGCTTTTAAACACCTTGGATATAAAAAAGGAGAATTTCCTTTAACCGAAGCAATAGTTGAAAAAAATGTTTCATTACCCATGTTTCCTGAAATTACAAAAGAACAAGTAAAATATATTTCAAAAATTATTAAACAATATTTCTCAAATAATTAA
- a CDS encoding Gfo/Idh/MocA family oxidoreductase, translating to MNKYNFAIIGCGRICYKHVESLKNIKNVKIVAVCDIKPDRAKKYAEQLKVPFYLDYREMLRKENIDIVDILTPSGTHPEISIDVMNCGKHVIVEKPMALKVRDAELMIETADDKGVRLFIVKQNRFNQAVLKAREAFNKKRFGKLVMGTVRVRWARNQAYYDQDEWRGTWAQDGGVFSNQASHHIDLLQWFFGDVESVMAETRTALVNIETEDTGIAILKFTNGALGIIEATTATRPKDIEGSLSILGEKGTVEIGGFAVNEIKIWNFTEQLPEDDEVRNNFSDNPPNVYGFGHENYLRHVINSLDAGKYALVEGFEGQKSIEIINAIYESAVTGKKVYIHNQYRNSPLGK from the coding sequence ATGAATAAATATAATTTTGCAATAATAGGCTGTGGAAGAATCTGTTACAAACATGTTGAATCGCTTAAAAATATTAAAAATGTTAAAATAGTAGCTGTCTGTGATATAAAACCGGATAGGGCAAAAAAATATGCTGAGCAGCTAAAAGTTCCTTTTTATCTTGATTATAGAGAAATGTTAAGGAAAGAAAATATTGATATTGTTGATATTCTTACTCCTTCAGGAACTCATCCAGAAATTTCAATTGATGTAATGAATTGTGGAAAGCATGTTATTGTTGAAAAACCAATGGCTCTTAAAGTTCGTGATGCTGAACTAATGATTGAAACAGCCGACGACAAAGGTGTTAGGCTATTTATTGTCAAACAGAATCGTTTTAACCAGGCAGTTTTAAAAGCACGGGAAGCTTTTAATAAAAAACGATTTGGAAAATTAGTCATGGGAACAGTCAGGGTAAGATGGGCAAGAAATCAGGCTTATTATGATCAGGATGAATGGCGCGGAACATGGGCACAAGATGGTGGAGTTTTTTCAAATCAGGCAAGTCATCATATTGATTTATTACAATGGTTTTTTGGTGATGTGGAAAGTGTTATGGCAGAAACCCGTACCGCATTAGTAAACATAGAAACTGAAGATACAGGTATAGCAATATTAAAATTTACTAATGGTGCTTTAGGTATTATAGAAGCAACTACAGCAACAAGACCAAAAGATATCGAAGGTTCTCTTTCAATTCTCGGTGAAAAAGGAACTGTGGAAATTGGAGGATTTGCAGTAAATGAAATAAAAATATGGAATTTTACCGAACAACTACCCGAAGATGATGAGGTAAGGAATAATTTTAGTGATAATCCCCCTAATGTTTATGGATTTGGTCATGAAAATTATTTAAGACATGTTATTAACTCTCTTGATGCTGGTAAATATGCATTAGTTGAAGGTTTTGAAGGACAAAAATCTATTGAAATCATTAATGCAATTTACGAATCTGCAGTTACAGGTAAAAAAGTATATATACATAATCAATATAGAAACAGCCCTTTAGGCAAATAA
- the tnpA gene encoding IS200/IS605 family transposase → MANSFIQAYVHYVFTVKGRINFLKQENNDELQKYITGIVQNRNCKMLAINNMPDHVHIFLGQHPSYSISKTIQEIKSVSSKFINEKNWYKSKFCWQSGYGAFTYSHSQIDNVIKHIINQQQHHKKRTFRDEYIEFLNKFGIEYNEKYLFEFYD, encoded by the coding sequence ATGGCAAATTCATTCATACAGGCTTATGTTCATTACGTTTTTACAGTAAAAGGAAGAATTAATTTTCTAAAGCAAGAAAATAATGATGAATTACAGAAATACATTACAGGTATTGTACAAAATCGTAATTGTAAAATGCTTGCAATAAATAATATGCCCGATCATGTTCATATATTTTTAGGGCAACATCCTTCTTATTCTATCTCAAAGACAATTCAGGAAATAAAATCAGTTTCTTCAAAATTTATAAATGAAAAAAATTGGTATAAATCAAAATTTTGTTGGCAGTCAGGGTATGGAGCATTTACATATTCACATTCACAAATAGATAATGTTATAAAACATATAATAAATCAACAACAACATCATAAAAAGAGAACATTTAGAGATGAATATATTGAATTCCTTAATAAATTTGGGATTGAATATAACGAAAAATATCTTTTTGAATTTTATGATTAA
- a CDS encoding helix-turn-helix domain-containing protein: protein MTTGQLIKELRLKKGITQEELAEKTELSVRTIQRIENGEVDPRSFTLQAIASALDVDFGVLNNSTEFENKAQKESKTWLPLLHISGLFILLFPPIIIWIWKKDKIKNIREHAIDVVNFQLSMLIFIIPASFLVIILIGLPIVIFLGMFSTVVIIINTAKVVNNQPYKYPWSIKILKKHP, encoded by the coding sequence ATGACAACCGGACAATTAATAAAAGAATTAAGACTAAAAAAAGGCATAACGCAAGAAGAACTTGCAGAAAAAACAGAGCTTAGTGTCAGAACTATTCAACGTATTGAAAATGGAGAAGTGGATCCCAGATCATTTACACTACAAGCAATAGCATCGGCATTGGATGTTGATTTTGGTGTATTAAATAATAGTACAGAATTTGAAAATAAAGCTCAAAAAGAGAGCAAAACATGGCTTCCTTTGTTACATATAAGCGGCTTGTTTATTTTGCTTTTCCCCCCTATCATCATCTGGATATGGAAAAAAGATAAAATTAAAAACATTAGAGAACATGCAATAGATGTTGTTAATTTTCAATTGAGTATGTTGATATTTATTATTCCTGCAAGTTTTTTGGTAATAATATTAATCGGACTTCCAATCGTAATTTTCTTAGGAATGTTTAGTACAGTAGTTATTATTATAAATACTGCTAAAGTTGTTAATAACCAACCATATAAATATCCTTGGAGTATAAAAATTTTGAAGAAACATCCTTAA
- a CDS encoding UbiX family flavin prenyltransferase, protein MNGNQKRIIVAVAGASGTIYAKRLFEKLISLTEQIEEVEVVFSKNAYDIWHYELDNKSYKQLPFKIYDNNNFFAPFASGSAKFDTMIICPCSIGTLGRIANGISDDLISRAAEVILKERKKLIIVPRETPYSLITINNMKILTEAGGIICPANPSFYNNPQTINDLVDTVVNRVLDLAGFEIEISRWK, encoded by the coding sequence TTGAATGGAAATCAAAAAAGAATAATCGTTGCAGTTGCCGGAGCAAGTGGTACAATTTATGCTAAAAGATTATTCGAAAAATTAATTAGTCTTACCGAACAAATCGAAGAAGTAGAAGTTGTTTTTTCAAAGAATGCTTATGATATTTGGCATTATGAATTAGATAACAAAAGTTACAAACAATTACCTTTTAAAATTTATGATAATAACAATTTTTTTGCTCCCTTTGCTTCAGGTTCTGCAAAATTCGATACAATGATAATTTGTCCATGTTCAATTGGAACACTGGGACGTATTGCAAATGGAATATCTGACGATTTAATTTCAAGAGCAGCAGAAGTAATTTTAAAAGAAAGAAAAAAATTAATTATTGTCCCAAGAGAAACACCTTACAGTTTGATAACAATTAATAATATGAAAATATTGACTGAAGCAGGCGGAATAATTTGTCCTGCAAATCCTTCCTTTTACAATAATCCACAAACAATTAACGATTTAGTTGATACAGTCGTAAACAGGGTTCTTGACCTTGCAGGTTTTGAAATTGAAATATCAAGGTGGAAATAA
- a CDS encoding N-acetyltransferase: MKNINNVKLGKDVKIYDFVNLYDCKIDDNTKIGTFVEIQKGAIIGKNCKISSHSFICEGVHIEDNCFIGHGVMFINDKSPRSTNIDGTLQNEKDWTCIQTYIKKRASIGSNATILCGITVGENAMIGAGSVVTKDVPENTIVAGNPAKIIRKI, translated from the coding sequence ATGAAAAATATTAATAATGTTAAACTTGGCAAAGATGTAAAAATTTATGATTTTGTTAATTTATACGATTGTAAAATTGATGATAATACTAAAATCGGAACATTTGTTGAAATTCAAAAGGGTGCTATAATTGGTAAAAATTGTAAAATATCCTCTCATTCTTTTATCTGTGAAGGTGTTCATATTGAAGATAATTGTTTTATTGGTCATGGTGTTATGTTTATTAATGATAAAAGCCCCCGTTCTACAAATATTGATGGAACTTTACAGAATGAAAAAGATTGGACTTGTATTCAAACTTATATTAAAAAAAGAGCATCAATTGGTTCAAATGCAACAATTCTTTGTGGTATAACAGTTGGTGAAAACGCAATGATTGGTGCTGGTTCAGTAGTTACCAAAGATGTACCTGAAAACACAATCGTTGCAGGAAACCCTGCTAAAATAATTAGGAAAATATAG
- a CDS encoding CPBP family intramembrane metalloprotease: MKRLRIYLYSGLFLMLSVFFTLLIAILSEKSTINKYINPIGQLPILGPAIASFLLILFSRKKNFSNLNFFKFNISILLKIIGVFIIFNIIVTITQLIFGNIVYEPNNIPKELFNIQFPNSVYILITCFLTIFYAGFGEEIGWRGFLFNKLNTLPYLEMTLLLNIVWALWHLPMFILGGMGHGNIVFSFVLFTITCLEFGILLNYIRIKTNSVFGAIFLHPFANICGFISLGIFRIDNEFWAGHSNIISILILLPFSIYYYLEGKKLYNIKNSTFNNQILKQ; this comes from the coding sequence ATGAAAAGATTACGCATTTATTTATATAGTGGATTATTTTTGATGCTATCTGTTTTTTTTACTTTGTTGATTGCAATATTAAGTGAAAAATCAACAATTAATAAATATATTAATCCAATAGGTCAATTACCAATACTCGGTCCTGCAATTGCTTCTTTTTTACTGATATTATTTAGCCGAAAAAAAAACTTTTCAAATCTGAATTTTTTTAAATTTAACATATCCATACTTCTTAAAATAATTGGTGTATTTATTATTTTTAATATTATTGTAACAATAACTCAATTAATTTTTGGAAATATAGTTTATGAACCTAACAATATTCCTAAAGAATTATTCAATATCCAATTTCCTAATTCAGTTTATATTTTAATTACATGTTTCCTGACTATATTTTATGCCGGATTTGGGGAAGAAATCGGGTGGAGAGGGTTTTTATTCAATAAGTTAAATACCCTTCCTTACTTGGAAATGACATTATTATTAAATATTGTGTGGGCTTTATGGCATTTACCTATGTTTATTTTGGGTGGTATGGGGCACGGAAACATAGTTTTTAGCTTTGTACTATTTACTATTACATGCTTAGAATTTGGAATTTTACTTAATTACATTAGAATTAAAACTAATTCTGTGTTTGGAGCAATTTTTCTTCATCCTTTTGCTAATATCTGTGGCTTTATCTCATTAGGTATATTTAGGATTGATAATGAATTTTGGGCTGGACATTCTAATATTATTTCAATATTGATTTTGTTACCGTTTTCAATATATTACTATTTGGAAGGGAAGAAGTTATATAATATTAAAAACTCCACTTTTAATAATCAAATTTTAAAACAATGA
- a CDS encoding methylenetetrahydrofolate reductase, protein MKVIEHIKNAKKTLFSLELLPPLKGKDVSTIYDIIDPLIEFEPKFINVTSHRDEVVYKDMGNGLMKKQVVRKRPGTVPVSAAIWNKYKITVVPHIICSGFNKTETEYALIDLNFLGLDNLLLLRGDPLKSERIFKAEENGHLHSLDLIGQVNDLNKGIYLDKHIENSVNMNFSFGVAGYPEKHSEAPNMEADIYYLKKKVEKGAEYIVTQMFFDNQKYYDFVDICRNNGINIPIIPGIKPLVLKNQISVLSQIFKIDIPEEFAKDVRKCKTDKEANELGIEWSIKQCKDLIKNNVPVLHFYTMGAGKSVKRIAKEIF, encoded by the coding sequence ATGAAAGTTATTGAACATATAAAAAACGCAAAAAAAACTCTTTTTTCATTAGAGTTATTACCTCCGTTAAAAGGCAAAGATGTCAGTACTATTTATGATATTATTGACCCGCTTATAGAGTTTGAACCTAAATTTATTAATGTTACTTCACACCGGGACGAGGTTGTATATAAAGATATGGGAAATGGGTTAATGAAAAAACAAGTTGTAAGAAAACGTCCGGGAACAGTGCCCGTTTCAGCAGCAATTTGGAACAAATATAAAATTACAGTAGTTCCCCACATTATTTGCAGCGGATTTAACAAAACAGAAACTGAATATGCCCTTATTGATTTGAATTTTCTTGGTTTAGATAATTTATTATTGCTGCGAGGCGACCCTTTAAAATCAGAAAGAATTTTTAAAGCAGAAGAAAACGGGCATCTTCATTCTCTTGACCTTATCGGTCAGGTTAATGATTTGAATAAAGGAATTTATCTGGATAAACATATTGAAAATTCGGTAAATATGAATTTTTCGTTTGGTGTTGCTGGATATCCGGAAAAACATTCTGAGGCTCCAAACATGGAGGCAGACATATATTATTTAAAAAAGAAAGTTGAAAAAGGAGCTGAATATATTGTAACTCAAATGTTTTTTGACAATCAGAAATATTATGATTTTGTTGATATATGTAGAAACAATGGAATTAATATACCAATAATTCCGGGAATTAAACCCCTTGTATTAAAAAATCAAATAAGTGTTTTATCACAGATATTTAAAATTGATATTCCTGAAGAATTTGCAAAAGATGTAAGAAAATGCAAAACAGATAAAGAAGCTAACGAATTAGGAATAGAATGGTCAATTAAACAGTGTAAAGACCTGATAAAAAACAATGTTCCGGTTTTACATTTTTATACAATGGGGGCAGGTAAAAGTGTTAAAAGAATTGCAAAAGAGATATTTTAG
- a CDS encoding Gfo/Idh/MocA family oxidoreductase, with translation MTNLAVIGYGYWGPNLARNWSQIKRVNLKYICDVKEDRLALAKINYPQVNITNDCLEILKDKSIDAVNIATPIFSHYEIVKNALLHDKNVLVEKPLTTSYKEMNELAELAEKKKKILMVGHTFLYSPPVIKIKDCIEKGNIGTIEFIQLTRINLGKVKHDFNVIWDLAPHDFSILEYWLNKNPVWIQVIGKSVVYKNVCDVAFINMQYPDGELVNIHLSWLSPVKLRQSYIVGKKRMIVYDDTHPSEKVKQFDMGIDLIKDPETFGEFQLTYRTGDIHIPRLDNIEPLNAECNHFIDCIESDVIPKTGTEHAARIIKMIEAAQESLKNNGDRIYLS, from the coding sequence ATGACAAATCTTGCAGTTATTGGATATGGTTACTGGGGTCCGAATTTAGCTCGAAACTGGAGCCAGATAAAACGTGTTAATCTTAAATATATATGTGATGTAAAAGAAGATAGATTAGCTCTTGCTAAAATAAATTATCCTCAAGTAAATATAACAAACGATTGTCTTGAGATATTAAAAGATAAATCAATTGATGCGGTTAATATTGCAACTCCAATTTTTTCGCATTATGAAATAGTTAAAAATGCCCTATTACATGATAAAAATGTTTTAGTCGAAAAACCATTAACTACCTCTTATAAAGAAATGAATGAATTAGCTGAATTAGCTGAAAAAAAGAAAAAGATTTTGATGGTTGGACATACTTTTTTATATAGTCCTCCTGTAATAAAAATTAAAGACTGTATTGAAAAAGGTAATATTGGAACAATAGAATTTATTCAACTAACAAGAATTAATTTAGGTAAAGTAAAACATGATTTTAATGTTATATGGGATCTTGCACCTCATGATTTTTCTATTTTAGAATATTGGTTAAATAAAAATCCTGTTTGGATACAGGTTATTGGTAAATCAGTTGTGTATAAAAATGTTTGTGATGTTGCATTTATAAATATGCAATATCCCGATGGCGAACTTGTAAATATTCATCTAAGCTGGCTTTCTCCTGTAAAATTAAGACAATCGTACATAGTTGGTAAAAAACGAATGATTGTTTATGATGATACACATCCCTCTGAAAAAGTAAAACAATTTGATATGGGAATAGATTTAATAAAAGACCCCGAAACTTTTGGGGAATTTCAACTTACTTACAGAACAGGAGATATTCATATTCCCCGCTTAGATAATATAGAACCTCTAAATGCTGAATGTAATCATTTTATTGATTGCATTGAGAGTGATGTAATTCCTAAAACAGGTACCGAACATGCTGCAAGAATAATTAAAATGATTGAGGCGGCACAAGAAAGCTTAAAAAACAATGGTGATAGGATTTATTTATCGTAA